One Xenopus tropicalis strain Nigerian chromosome 8, UCB_Xtro_10.0, whole genome shotgun sequence genomic window carries:
- the phyhdla.1 gene encoding uncharacterized protein phyhdla.1 has product MKAEATQLKALYEANGFLTAIDVLGKDELDQTCKEHAKLENKFGKEYTQYNLHNIHMQYEWVMNLAAHPKLLDAITAVLGPNVILLDSRFICKYPSSDVPHKDNTVPYVAWHQDIKYWGFEGGPVASVWLAFDDVDAENGVLQVIPGSHKQGILEHRVAEIPGNLLTANQEIPRHLVQVEDLVECPLKAGQMSIHDGLTVHASEPNMSERRRCGFVIRYVPTISYPVKDPERPRTFPATVLVAGTDEFKNFEDHAPNFFNKTY; this is encoded by the exons ATGAAGGCAGAAGCCACTCAGCTGAAGGCTCTTTATGAAGCTAACGGCTTCCTGACAGCTATTGATGTGCTGGGGAAGGACGAGCTCGATCAGACCTGCAAGGAACATGCAAAACTGGAGAACAAATTTG GCAAGGAATACACACAGTACAACCTGCACAACATTCACATGCAATATGAGTGGGTGATGAATCTGGCTGCTCATCCCAAACTACTGGATGCAATCACTGCTGTGTTAGGGCCCAACGTTATTCTCCTCGACTCCAGGTTTATCTGTAAATACCCTTCCTCTGACGTCCCCCACAAAGATAACACTGTCCCATACGTTGCTTGGCATCAGGACATCAA GTATTGGGGATTTGAGGGGGGTCCCGTGGCGTCTGTGTGGCTGGCCTTTGATGACGTGGATGCAGAAAATGGAGTCCTACAAGTTATCCCAG GAAGCCACAAACAAGGCATTTTGGAACACAGAGTGGCAGAAATCCCAGGAAACTTACTGACTGCAAACCAGGAGATACCCCGGCACTTGGTGCAGGTGGAAGATTTGGTTGAGTGTCCCCTCAAAGCTGGGCAGATGTCT ATCCATGACGGGCTGACAGTTCATGCCAGCGAACCCAACATGTCAGAAAGAAGAAGATGTGGGTTTGTCATCCGCTATGTGCCCACAATTTCATATCCTGTCAAG gATCCTGAACGTCCCAGAACATTTCCTGCAACTGTCCTCGTGGCTGGAACTGATGAGTTTAAGAACTTTGAAGACCACGCTCCTAACTTTTTTAACAAGACCTATTAA
- the satpa gene encoding uncharacterized protein satpa, which produces MTDSKAESLHACIGALAISAGSFLLAVNYYSWTAATIVIPSTALGILLLIVAAILAYVGIRKCRTNASLNVLFYWTVSALWFSSGINFILAGNNVLSATNQTIMSGFNSGTNFLLAGNNGTVSPDMTSANVPGLIAFAVGLFIIGIMGILQNETPLALMAIALSLSSIHEIVLLYKINFGASAIACNYMIVTLIGLYFGAGRVVSILSKGQINLPGTSLTKKADQEQGTIKGSSRIEFEGMYLILNMVASSVFACRLLGITDSLFVGQVPWLWTAAVFQTAICILSYRYYNMLDATLVAFFSILRFAEGYSLLYQYFNTGEPNFPLPFLIVFAILFFILSLFTSIKSLMDLGYVLLFVAYCIALACSPRAFFSGGSQGVNIAIFIFSAILLLVKLFNFKSSAKICTGQGIIEKLFASNTFFKLRQGKSTHEPFLGFSKYADGEVLAHACSVLAAFAMTMPGNSNTPLLTVVLPWVVVAGGIYNLICGSVAFSRGKTLESSAFILYGVMWVIWGLTRYGGLYGTSRGFNTAVGIISFLLFNSFIVFSTLFLTKAWFAYSLTFQLIFISFLLDSLNALPHGYDIAVTIIFGLVSFYCFLATLFNSVFEGPQIPVGSPFIKISGFSNDKSKCPHVVSTRTSSVRQIAEIMKNGGICGIPTDTVYVLVAACNQPDAVEKAYKTKRQAQDRPMSLWISSLEQLASAKHLFSPLLWDFMQRAWPSSISLVIPRGPWLEVLGAKESSKYIGTPQSIAIRIPDCTVTTHLIDMVGPIAVTSANPSGEADTTHHNQVFAKLGDKVDGVLCDGPSPENIASTVVDCTKIDSGNLGFFRVGIVPKSQVLQIFEEVKKKNTFGYENSAFIGSTDQLHSSADSSNPQINAEIEERDN; this is translated from the exons ATGACTGATAGTAAAGCTGAGTCCCTTCATGCCTGTATCGGCGCTCTTGCTATCAGTGCAG GCTCGTTTTTGTTGGCAGTAAATTATTACAGTTGGACAGCGGCAACCATAGTGATACCCAGCACAGCCCTCGGCATTCTGCTTCTTATTGTAGCTGCCATTCTGGCATATGTAG GTATCCGAAAATGCAGGACAAATGCCTCCCTGAATGTGTTATTTTACTGGACTGTGTCAGCTCTGTGGTTCAGTTCTGGAATCAACTTCATATTGGCAGGAAATAATGTGTTATCCGCCACTAACCAGACCATTATGTCTGGTTTTAATTCTGGAACCAACTTCCTGCTGGCAGGAAATAATGGGACAGTCAGCCCTGACATGACTAGTGCCAATGTTCCTGGGCTAATAGCGTTTGCTGTGGGCCTGTTTATTATTGGCATTATGGGGATACTTCAAAATGAAACACCTCTTGCTTTGATGGCAATtgctctttctctttcttctatTCATGAAATTGTGCTGCTTTATAAAATCAACTTTGGTGCCTCTGCTATCGCCTGTAACTATATGATTGTAACTTTAATTGGGTTGTACTTTGGTGCAGGCCGAGTAGTCTCCATTCTtagtaaggggcagattaatcttCCAGGCACAAGCCTGACTAAAAAGGCAGACCAGGAGCAAGGTACAATTAAAGGATCAAGTAGAATAGAATTTGAGGGCATGTACCTTATTCTTAATATGGTCGCTTCCAGTGTGTTTGCCTGCAGACTTCTGGGTATAACCGACAGTCTGTTTGTTGGGCAAGTGCCATGGCTTTGGACAGCAGCAGTTTTCCAGACTGCCATTTGTATTTTGTCATATCGCTATTACAACATGCTAGATGCAACCTTAGTTGCTTTTTTCTCCATTTTGAGATTTGCTGAAGGCTATTCACTACTTTATCAATATTTTAACACCGGTGAGCCAAACTTCCCTCTGCCCTTTCTAATTGTTTTTGCCATCCTGTTTTTTATCCTATCCCTTTTCACAAGTATTAAAAGTCTGATGGATTTAGGATACGTGCTCCTGTTTGTTGCATATTGCATTGCCTTAGCCTGCAGCCCTCGGGCCTTTTTTAGTGGTGGATCTCAGGGAGTTAATATtgcaatttttatattttcagcaATTCTTCTCCTAGTTAAGTTGTTTAACTTCAAATCATCAGCTAAGATCTGCACTGGGCAGGGAATCATAGAGAAACTTTTTGCAAGTAATACCTTTTTCAAGTTGCGCCAAGGCAAAAGCACTCATGAGCCTTTCCTTGGTTTTTCAAAGTACGCAGATGGGGAAGTGCTCGCTCATGCGTGCAGCGTTCTTGCTGCTTTTGCCATGACAATGCCGGGCAACTCTAACACACCTCTGCTCACAGTAGTTTTGCCTTGGGTTGTGGTAGCTGGGGGCATTTATAACCTCATTTGTGGATCAGTGGCCTTCTCTCGTGGTAAGACACTTGAGAGTAGTGCTTTTATCCTTTATGGAGTCATGTGGGTTATTTGGGGACTCACACGCTATGGTGGCCTATATGGAACAAGCAGAGGTTTCAATACTGCAGTGGGAATTATAAGTTTCCTTCTCTTTAACAGCTTCATTGTCTTCAGTACCCTTTTCCTAACAAAAGCATGGTTTGCCTATTCTCTGACATTTCAACTTATCTTCATAAGCTTTCTACTAGACTCTCTAAATGCTTTACCACATGGCTATGATATTGCAGTTACTATTATCTTTGGCCTTGTGAGCTTCTACTGCTTTCTTGCTACCTTATTTAATAGTGTTTTTGAAGGTCCCCAAATACCAGTTGGCAGCCCTTTTATAAAAATCAGTGGGTTTTCAAATGATAAATCAAAGTGTCCCCATGTCGTCTCTACCAGAACAAGCTCCGTCAGACAAATTGCAG AGATAATGAAGAATGGAGGTATATGTGGAATTCCAACTGATACTGTCTATGTTTTGGTGGCTGCTTGCAACCAGCCCGATGCTGTGGAAAAAGCTTACAA AACAAAGCGTCAAGCTCAGGACCGGCCCATGTCGCTTTGGATTTCAAGCCTAGAGCAGCTAGCATCAGCCAAACACTTATTTAGCCCTCTGTTATGGGATTTCATGCAGAGAGCATGGCCATCGTCAATAAGTTTGGTTATACCTAGAG GGCCATGGCTGGAGGTCTTGGGTGCAAAGGAATCTTCCAAATACATAGGAACTCCTCAAAGTATTGCCATTCGGATCCCAGACTGCACAGTCACTACTCATTTGATCGACATG GTGGGACCAATTGCAGTTACATCAGCAAATCCATCAGGAGAAGCAGATACAACTCACCATAATCAAGTTTTTGCCAAGTTAGGAGATAAG GTAGATGGTGTCCTTTGTGATGGGCCCTCCCCAGAGAACATTGCCTCTACTGTGGTGGACTGTACCAAGATTGATAGTGGAAACCTTGGCTTTTTCAGGGTTGGCATTGTGCCTAAATCCCAG GTATTACAGATTTTCGAAgaagttaagaaaaaaaatacatttggctaTGAGAACAGTGCTTTCATTGGGTCCACTGACCAGCTGCACAGTTCTGCTGACAGTTCCAACCCACAGATAAATGCAGAAATTGAAGAAAGAGACAACTGA